One window of Paroedura picta isolate Pp20150507F chromosome 2, Ppicta_v3.0, whole genome shotgun sequence genomic DNA carries:
- the SVIP gene encoding small VCP/p97-interacting protein, producing MGLCLPCMGGAAEDVVETPDPEIKRRQLAEAAEKRQMEASSRGIKNLSSVEQKKRRQEEMEKRLESAVPGSEGGGLRWQVG from the exons ATGGGGCTCTGCTTGCCTTGCATGGGGGGAGCGGCTGAGGACGTCGTGGAGACGCCGGACCCG GAAATTAAAAGAAGACAACTTgctgaagctgcagaaaaaaggcAGATGGAG GCCTCCTCTCGAGGTATTAAGAATCTATCTTCTGTAGAACAAAAGAAACGGAGACAGGAGGAAATGGAAAAACGTCTTGAATCGGCAGTGCCTGGATCAGAAGGAGGCGGGCTTAGA TGGCAAGTTGGATAA